From Bordetella flabilis, the proteins below share one genomic window:
- the rpmA gene encoding 50S ribosomal protein L27, which produces MAQKKGGGSTRNGRDSESKRLGVKAYGGQLIPAGSIIVRQRGTRVHPGVNVGMGKDHTLYALVDGKVQFATKGALNKKMVSIVAAE; this is translated from the coding sequence ATGGCACAGAAAAAGGGCGGCGGCTCTACGCGAAACGGTCGCGATTCAGAATCGAAGCGACTCGGCGTCAAGGCCTACGGCGGTCAACTGATCCCGGCCGGTTCGATCATCGTGCGTCAGCGCGGTACCCGTGTGCATCCCGGCGTGAACGTCGGGATGGGCAAGGACCACACGCTGTACGCGCTGGTCGACGGCAAGGTGCAGTTCGCCACCAAGGGCGCGCTGAACAAGAAGATGGTTTCGATCGTCGCTGCCGAGTAA
- the obgE gene encoding GTPase ObgE has translation MKFVDEATIEVIAGKGGNGVASFRREKFIPKGGPDGGDGGRGGSILAVADRNINTLIDFRYARLHRARNGENGRGSDQYGAAAPDIELRVPVGTVVYDADSGEQLFDLDRHGEQVVLAAGGQGGLGNLHFKSSVNRAPRQWTPGKEGEQRRLRLELKVLADVGLLGLPNAGKSTLISKISNARPKIADYPFTTLHPNLGVVRTSPSRSFVVADIPGLIEGASEGAGLGHLFLRHLARTRVLLHLVDVASPDPDIDPIPQAVDNARAIVEELRRYDAELAAKPRWLVLNKLDMVPNEDAAALKARFCDAFGWTGPVFTVSALTGEGTQELVWALQDYLDAERHKDQIAQDQAEGTYVAEDPRFDDTRSDAEPRRGDE, from the coding sequence ATGAAATTCGTAGACGAAGCCACCATTGAAGTCATTGCCGGCAAAGGCGGCAACGGCGTGGCGAGCTTTCGCCGCGAAAAATTCATTCCCAAGGGCGGCCCGGACGGCGGCGACGGCGGACGCGGCGGCAGCATCCTTGCCGTGGCCGACCGCAATATCAATACGCTGATCGATTTCCGCTACGCCCGGCTGCACCGCGCGCGCAACGGCGAAAACGGACGGGGTTCGGACCAGTATGGCGCCGCCGCGCCCGATATCGAGCTGCGCGTTCCGGTAGGCACGGTGGTGTACGACGCCGACAGCGGCGAGCAGCTTTTCGACCTGGACCGCCATGGCGAGCAAGTGGTATTGGCCGCCGGCGGACAGGGCGGCCTGGGCAATCTGCACTTCAAGTCCAGCGTCAACCGCGCCCCGCGACAATGGACGCCCGGCAAGGAAGGCGAGCAGCGCCGCCTGCGCCTGGAGCTGAAAGTCCTGGCCGACGTCGGCCTGCTGGGCCTGCCCAATGCCGGCAAGTCGACCCTGATCAGCAAGATCTCCAACGCACGGCCGAAGATCGCCGACTATCCGTTCACGACGCTGCATCCCAACCTGGGCGTGGTGCGCACGTCGCCGTCGCGCAGCTTCGTCGTGGCCGATATACCGGGCCTGATCGAAGGCGCCTCCGAGGGCGCGGGCCTGGGACATCTGTTCCTGCGCCACCTGGCGCGCACTCGGGTGCTGCTGCATCTGGTCGACGTCGCGTCGCCGGACCCGGACATCGACCCCATTCCCCAGGCGGTGGACAACGCACGCGCCATCGTCGAGGAATTGCGCCGCTACGATGCCGAGCTTGCTGCCAAGCCGCGCTGGCTGGTGCTGAACAAACTGGACATGGTGCCGAACGAGGATGCCGCCGCGCTGAAGGCGCGCTTCTGCGACGCCTTCGGATGGACCGGACCGGTCTTCACCGTCTCGGCGCTGACCGGTGAAGGCACGCAGGAACTGGTGTGGGCGCTGCAGGACTACCTGGACGCCGAACGCCACAAGGACCAGATCGCGCAGGACCAGGCCGAAGGCACCTACGTGGCCGAGGATCCGCGCTTCGATGACACGCGCTCGGACGCCGAGCCGCGTCGCGGTGACGAATAA
- the rplU gene encoding 50S ribosomal protein L21, with translation MYAVIKTGGKQYRVAAGEKLKVEQIPADIGQEITLDQVLSVGEGDQLKIGTPFVSGAVVKAKVLAHGRHDKVKIFKMRRRKHYQKHQGHRQNYTEIQIGDITA, from the coding sequence ATGTACGCGGTCATAAAAACCGGCGGCAAGCAGTATCGTGTCGCAGCCGGCGAAAAACTCAAGGTAGAACAGATACCTGCTGACATTGGGCAAGAAATCACCCTGGACCAGGTGCTGTCCGTGGGCGAAGGCGACCAGTTGAAAATTGGTACGCCGTTCGTCTCGGGCGCCGTGGTCAAGGCGAAAGTTCTTGCGCATGGCAGGCATGACAAGGTCAAGATCTTCAAGATGCGCCGTCGCAAGCACTATCAGAAGCATCAGGGCCACCGTCAGAACTACACCGAAATCCAGATCGGCGACATCACCGCCTGA